The stretch of DNA TGGAGAACGGCAGAATCGGCGAGCTGTACCTGCGGCATGCCGACGATGCCGTGCGGCTAGCCTACCTGCTGACCGGGGACCTCGCGCTTGCGGAGGACCTAGTCCAGGACGCCTTCGTCCGATTGGCCGGGCGACTGGTCCACCTGCGGGACCCCGGCGCGTTCCATGCCTACCTGCGAAGGACGGTGGTGAACCTCTCGCGCTCGCACTTCCGGCGGCGGAGGGTGGAGCGGGACTACCTGGAGCGCGCGCGAGGCGACGTCGGGCGCGACGCGACGCGATGGTCCGCTCCATCCGTGGAGGACCGGCAGGTGCTGTGGCAGGCGCTGGGGCAGCTCTCCCAGCGCCAGCGCGCCGCCATCGTCCTGCGGTTCTACGAGGACCTGTCCGAGGCCCAGGTGGCCGAGATTCTGAAATGCCGGCCGGGAACGGTGAAGTCGCTCGTGTCGCGAGGGCTCGAGACGCTCAGGAACGAGATCAGGGGTGATGACGGTGAGTGACACGAATGACGATCTCCGCCAGGTTCTTCGCAGGAGAGCCGACGACGTGCCGTTGCATCGCACGGTTCCGCCGCCTCTGCTGCGCCGGACCCGCCGCCGGATCGCGCTGAACGCTCTGGCCGTGGGGGCCGCGGTCGTCGTGGTGGCGGGCGGTGGCTTCGCCGGCCTGCGCGCCATGAGCGCCCCCGGCTCGTCGCGGCCCACCGTCGGACCGGCGTCCAATGCGTCGGGCCACTCGACGCCGTCGTCCTCCGCCCACTCGACACCCCCGCCCT from Actinomycetota bacterium encodes:
- a CDS encoding SigE family RNA polymerase sigma factor, encoding MLSAKVERAPAVENGRIGELYLRHADDAVRLAYLLTGDLALAEDLVQDAFVRLAGRLVHLRDPGAFHAYLRRTVVNLSRSHFRRRRVERDYLERARGDVGRDATRWSAPSVEDRQVLWQALGQLSQRQRAAIVLRFYEDLSEAQVAEILKCRPGTVKSLVSRGLETLRNEIRGDDGE